The following DNA comes from Chelmon rostratus isolate fCheRos1 chromosome 3, fCheRos1.pri, whole genome shotgun sequence.
GAAGACCAACAACGACCTTCAAAACCCCTTAAAATCAGAACATGGACGCTCATCGACTCTGGCAGCTTCCTCTCGTGTCCACCTGgatatttgtctgtttcttccCTTCTGTGTGCTCAGGAGTGGAAACACCAAGTAAGCCCTCCAAACTATGTGCTTCCACTGTCACTGTGCTGAGAGGAAAAAGATCACTAATGGAACTTTTGGATTGTCTCGTTTTTTTTCAGTATGTGTTTATTTAGTGTCAGATCAAGAGtaatgattatttccatttaaaatgtattgttttctgttttaatacaTGTCACAGTTTCCCATAATCCAGGATAAGGTGTTTAAATTGCCTGTTTTGTCAGGCCAGCTCTCTAAAACCCAAAAAGATTGAGTTtagataattattattattattatttgcttaGTAACTGATGTGAAAGACTGATTCATTCATCAGTGTTGTTGCAGATTAATCGACCAACCGTGTCAGCTCTGGCATTAACCTCCGTGTTACGTCCCCCCACAGAAATAGACCTGGAGAGCACAGTCTTTGTGGCCTTCGCAGGCGATGAGCTCAACATCGAATGCGAGTTGAAGATGCCAGCAAACCAAAGCAGCGACATCTTGACGTGCTTCGATCCTTTCCACATGCAGGTATACAACTGTGTCATCCCTGCGACGGCGGGCTTCCCCGAGAGCTTTAAACGGAGGCTGGAGCTGAAAAACCTGAGGAGATCAGGAGAATACTCCTGCCGATACAAAACGGCCAAGGTGTACTGGTTTCTACGAGTGAGAGGTGAGCACCAGAAGGAACTTCTGTCTGAAATTCTTGATATCTCTGACGCGTGAACAGTTTTTCTGGCTCTGGCGCTCCTAATGATTGCTTCGGCGATATTCTTGAATGCTGAATATATAATTTGttgaaaaaccaaaacagagtATGTGATTGGACAGGAAGTTTACTCTTAAACAGATGAAACCTGAGACTGAAAACTGCAcctcctcaaatggccacttgaggctgagTGTAgaagtgagtcaatccccatagaccccaaatgaaaatgtcaaaaaacgTTTTTGTCTCTACAGCTAATTTTAAGTAAGGCTgaaagttatgcataattattgccatggctgctttgagtgacagctagctgctaggtttcagcaaccaggcttcattcggcccgcctcagctccacccacgctccacccCTTCCCTCATTTTTGGATTAGTGttgttttatacagtatatggtaTATGAATATTAGTTACTGGGATCAGTCTGTTTTACGTCTCTTgtccaacaaaaacaaaattctgcTCAGCACAAAGTCACATAAAATGTTGTTGGCCCTTCATTTACACAATCTTTGCTACTTAACTCATGGCAGAGGCAATATTGCATAATTAATTCATTTCCCATAAGTCTTCAGTGTTTAGGTGGACACAAGTTGTGAGCTGCTCAACCCGCTGAAGTATCATTTGAAGGATGCTTCATCAAAGgtgaaaatactgtacatatcacaagaaaaacaaaactattgAGAAATGTccaacaaaataacaaacagacTTTGGTGCAAcagaaatcctttttttttctttcttatccCTGTGATTACTTTGCAGCCCTTCAGCTTTATCGTGGGACCCCTTGGAGGGTCCTGACCTgcaggttgggaaccactgtaTATCTAAAATGCTAGTGCTAAACTAATTGTGATGCTGACAATGTATTCACCTTTACCTGCTTAACAGATGAGGACTTCATCAGCTAACCTCTGCCGTCCAGTCATGATGCACTCCCACAGACTGACACTGAACGCTTTGTGTTTTCCAGAGGATGGCTTCAAGGAGATATGGGATTACACAGAATGCATCATAGTTGCCATCCTCACAGGGgtgctgctggttttcagtGTGGCCGGCTCAGTGTATGTCTTCGGAGGACACTGGGTAAGTCGTGCCCTGCTCGTAACCTGACAGATGTTAAGGCACTGCCTGCTGCCGTGTAAGAATGTCATGGAATAAACTGTGGCGTTAGGAGGGAGACTAAGCTGACAAGCAGTGTTGTAGATGAGTCCCATCTTGCCTAACTGATTATTCGATCGACACagaattaatcagcaactaaaCAATTGTTGATTAATCGATCAAGCctttatttaaaggaaaagtgcTAAACATAGTTCCAACTTCTGAATTGTAATGATTTGCAGCATTTTCTTCCCATATTTGATACGAAATTGAATATGTTAGGAGTTTAGACCACTgtctggacaaaacaagcacctTCAAGATGTCACCCAAGGATTTCTGAAAgtgtgatggccatttttcactggTTTTCCAAGTAATCAAAtaagaaaatgaggaaaatagtCACTACTTCACTCTCATATCATGTCTATGTGAAGCATTAGATCACCTCTGAGCTGGTTTTCTTAGATTTACTAAAGATAACTGAATCCACGCTACATTACAGAAAAGAACATTCAatcaaagacattttcagaaagaATCCTGCACAGATTCCAGTTGAAGTTTGAGATTTCACTCTTTTCCAATGTGGTCAGCTGATGCTCTCCCAACAAGCTTCTTTGAAATTGTTCTCAGCTGGACTCGC
Coding sequences within:
- the si:ch211-243a20.4 gene encoding uncharacterized protein si:ch211-243a20.4 — translated: MDAHRLWQLPLVSTWIFVCFFPSVCSGVETPKIDLESTVFVAFAGDELNIECELKMPANQSSDILTCFDPFHMQVYNCVIPATAGFPESFKRRLELKNLRRSGEYSCRYKTAKVYWFLRVREDGFKEIWDYTECIIVAILTGVLLVFSVAGSVYVFGGHWKECITECGDTSRKRKQNREERKENETEEDNVDVITARSTSFYASLEHRPSSIYDVLDRSATNTVPDQSKAKPKKKTKQNTMPQTTQPQQEDIFECVYENF